From the Helicobacter pylori genome, one window contains:
- the clpP gene encoding ATP-dependent Clp endopeptidase proteolytic subunit ClpP: protein MGYIPYVIENTERGERSYDIYSRLLKDRIVLLSGEINDSVASSIVAQLLFLEAEDPEKDIGLYINSPGGVITSGLSIYDTMNFIRPDVSTICIGQAASMGAFLLSCGAKGKRFSLPHSRIMIHQPLGGAQGQASDIEIISNEILRLKGLMNSILAQNSGQSLEQIAKDTDRDFYMSAKEAKEYGLIDKVLQKNVK, encoded by the coding sequence ATGGGATACATTCCTTATGTAATAGAAAATACAGAGCGTGGCGAACGCAGTTATGATATTTACTCACGCCTTTTAAAGGATCGTATTGTTTTATTGAGCGGTGAAATCAATGACAGCGTGGCGTCTTCTATCGTGGCCCAACTCTTGTTTTTGGAAGCCGAAGACCCTGAAAAAGACATTGGCTTGTATATCAATTCTCCTGGTGGGGTGATAACGAGCGGTCTTAGCATTTATGACACGATGAATTTTATCCGCCCTGATGTCTCCACGATTTGCATCGGTCAAGCGGCTTCTATGGGGGCGTTTTTACTAAGCTGTGGGGCTAAGGGCAAACGCTTTTCACTGCCCCATTCAAGGATTATGATCCACCAGCCTTTAGGGGGGGCTCAAGGGCAAGCGAGCGATATTGAAATCATTTCTAACGAGATCCTTAGGCTTAAGGGTTTGATGAATTCTATTCTGGCTCAAAACTCAGGGCAGAGTTTGGAGCAAATCGCTAAAGACACGGATAGGGATTTTTACATGAGCGCTAAAGAAGCTAAAGAGTATGGCTTGATTGATAAAGTGTTACAGAAAAATGTGAAGTGA
- the tig gene encoding trigger factor — MNLEVKKIDTANAHLSAKPSVEDLEKRYDKIAQKIAQKVKIDGFRRGKVPLSLVKTRYQAQIEQDAQEEMIQEVLKNALKELGIETKDLIGSPNFTKFEKKDTHFEIEADIGLKPTIVLDKIKECVPSVGVEVPNEEKINERLKQLAKDYAKFVDADAQRKAQNDDKLTIDFEGFIDNAPFEGGKAENFSLILGSKQMLEDFEKALLGMQTSEEKEFPLTFPSGYHAEHLAGKEALFKVKLRQIQAREALEINDELAKIVLANEENATLELLKERVKGQLFLENKARLYNEELKEKLIENLDEKIFFDLPKTIIEQEMDLLFRNALYSMQAEEVKSLQESQEKAKEKRESFRNDATKSVKITFVIDALAKEEKIGVHDNEVFQTLYYEAMMTGQNPENLIEQYRKNNMLAAVKMAMIEDRVLTYLLDKNLPKEQQEILEKMRPNAQKTQVG, encoded by the coding sequence ATGAATCTTGAAGTGAAAAAGATTGACACCGCTAACGCCCATTTGAGCGCTAAACCTTCTGTTGAAGATTTAGAAAAGCGTTATGATAAAATCGCTCAAAAAATCGCCCAAAAAGTTAAAATTGATGGCTTTAGAAGAGGTAAAGTCCCCCTTAGTTTAGTGAAAACCCGTTATCAAGCCCAAATTGAACAAGACGCTCAAGAAGAGATGATTCAAGAGGTTTTAAAAAACGCTCTTAAAGAATTAGGGATTGAAACTAAGGATCTCATCGGTAGCCCCAATTTCACTAAATTTGAAAAAAAAGACACGCATTTTGAAATAGAAGCGGACATCGGCTTAAAACCCACGATTGTTTTAGACAAGATCAAAGAGTGTGTGCCTAGCGTGGGAGTGGAAGTTCCAAATGAAGAAAAAATTAATGAGCGTTTGAAACAGCTCGCTAAAGATTACGCGAAATTTGTGGATGCTGACGCTCAAAGAAAAGCACAAAACGACGATAAATTGACGATTGATTTTGAAGGCTTTATAGACAATGCGCCTTTTGAAGGGGGCAAGGCTGAGAATTTCAGTTTGATTTTAGGTAGTAAGCAAATGCTAGAAGATTTTGAAAAGGCTCTTTTAGGCATGCAAACGAGCGAAGAAAAAGAATTCCCTTTGACTTTCCCTAGCGGATACCACGCAGAGCATTTAGCCGGCAAAGAAGCCCTTTTTAAAGTGAAATTGCGCCAGATTCAAGCGCGTGAAGCGTTAGAAATCAATGACGAACTCGCTAAAATCGTCTTAGCCAATGAAGAGAATGCGACTTTAGAGCTTTTAAAAGAAAGGGTTAAAGGGCAGTTGTTTTTAGAAAATAAAGCCAGACTCTATAATGAAGAGCTGAAAGAAAAATTGATTGAAAATTTAGACGAAAAAATCTTTTTTGATTTGCCTAAAACGATCATAGAGCAAGAAATGGATTTGTTATTTAGGAACGCTCTTTATTCCATGCAAGCTGAGGAAGTCAAATCCTTACAAGAAAGTCAAGAAAAAGCCAAAGAAAAGCGTGAAAGTTTTAGGAATGATGCGACAAAAAGCGTGAAAATCACTTTCGTCATTGACGCTCTAGCGAAGGAAGAAAAGATTGGCGTGCATGATAATGAAGTCTTTCAAACCTTGTATTATGAAGCGATGATGACAGGGCAAAACCCAGAAAATCTCATTGAACAATACCGCAAAAATAACATGTTGGCGGCGGTGAAAATGGCGATGATTGAAGATCGGGTGCTGACTTATTTGTTGGATAAAAACCTGCCTAAAGAACAGCAAGAAATTTTGGAAAAAATGAGGCCTAACGCTCAAAAAACTCAAGTGGGTTAA